The Thermoleophilum album genome includes a window with the following:
- a CDS encoding recombinase family protein, with protein sequence MIRPYLRTSTAAKTLASQRSGRQSRRGPSKGLVVEDWAAEHVSGSVRPHKRPECAKLLERIGPGDTLVVSRLDRLARSVVGLAEILEMAHTGGWTLIGLDPALDTTTPYGRTLAQVAGAFAELERELIRQRTREALKARKARG encoded by the coding sequence ATGATCCGCCCCTACCTGCGCACATCCACGGCCGCCAAGACCTTGGCCTCTCAGCGCAGCGGGAGGCAATCGAGGCGTGGGCCGAGCAAGGGTCTTGTGGTCGAGGACTGGGCTGCAGAACACGTCTCGGGCTCCGTGCGCCCCCACAAGCGCCCCGAATGCGCCAAGCTGCTTGAGCGCATAGGACCGGGCGACACGCTTGTTGTGTCGCGACTCGACCGTCTGGCGCGCTCAGTCGTTGGGCTCGCCGAAATCCTGGAGATGGCGCACACAGGCGGCTGGACGCTCATCGGGCTTGATCCGGCGCTCGACACCACCACCCCATATGGCCGGACGCTCGCCCAGGTCGCGGGCGCGTTCGCTGAGCTTGAGCGCGAGCTGATCCGCCAGCGCACGCGGGAGGCGCTCAAGGCTCGCAAGGCGCGCGGCG